The Prochlorococcus sp. MIT 0801 genomic sequence AATACAATAAATGAATATAAAAAATATATATATCATACTATTAATATTATTTTTCAATCAAAGCGCCAAAGGAGCAGAGAACCTTTTTCTTTATAAAGGAACATTTAACAGAAGTATTAAAATAGAAGATCTATATAGATTTCAATTAACTAAAAATTCCAGTAATAAATTAAAAAATCTAATCAAAATAACCGGTCAAAAAGAAAAAAATTTACACAAGATATTATCTACAAAAATAGAAATTCCGTTGAAAACAAGCAGCAAATTAATGAATAGCCAAATAGGAGAGGTTTTTCTAGGCAGATTATCTAAAATAATTTATCCAAATAAGATATCAAACATAGAATTAGGTACTAAAGCAATAAGATCTGGACTTTTACTAAGTTCTTTTAAAAATAATCAAAAAATTAATCTAATAGATTTTTTTAAAGCGTATCCAAATAAAAATATTGCTATTGATCTTAATGCATTAAGTAAAACCCTTAAAAAAGTAGACTCATTAAAAGAATTAATCGAATTCTACTCAAATTCACCCTTTAAAAAACTGAAAGATGGAAGGTCTAGCATTTAGATTGTTTAAAATTGATTAGTAAAGAAGTGTCATTTTCTAAGAAATTAAAGCAACTTTTCACTTCTACCCCAAAAAAAAATAATTGGGATGGACTTATAGAAGCATATAAACCCTGGTTACCAGTGACTAAAAAGACACCCATCATAACTTTGAAAGAAGGTGCAACTCCTCTTATAGAAGTCAAATCCATTTCAAATCGTATTGGAAAAGGGGTAAAAGTATATGTCAAATATGACGGTTTAAATCCAACAGGATCATTTAAAGATAGAGGAATGACTATGGCAATCAGTAAAGCTAAAGAAGCTGGTTGTGAAGCTGTAATTTGCGCAAGCACTGGTAATACTTCAGCTTCTGCTGCTGCTTATGCAAGCAAAGGAGGAATGAAATCTTTTGTTATTATTCCAGACGGATATGTAGCTCAAGGTAAACTTGCTCAAGCTTTAGTTTACGGAGCTGAAATATTAGCTATTAAAGGGAATTTTGATAAAGCATTAGATATTGTTAGA encodes the following:
- a CDS encoding alpha/beta hydrolase: MNIKNIYIILLILFFNQSAKGAENLFLYKGTFNRSIKIEDLYRFQLTKNSSNKLKNLIKITGQKEKNLHKILSTKIEIPLKTSSKLMNSQIGEVFLGRLSKIIYPNKISNIELGTKAIRSGLLLSSFKNNQKINLIDFFKAYPNKNIAIDLNALSKTLKKVDSLKELIEFYSNSPFKKLKDGRSSI